TTGTGCCTGccaagataataataaaaatatacaaaacccccactttttaagtcggttaaaaccatagatacaaagaaaaaaaacaaaacttttagtGGAGCGCGCCCACCTATCGGGACGGAGTAGAGCAGACCGttgcgtatttttatattatgttgcgTACACTGCGTGTCGCATTGaccatattttatgtataacagatatatatttatagatactgtgatttatagtttattggtTTCTGCTGTATACATAATAGAgtttaatactaataaaatctacgaaacaaattaaaagctcatagaattaactttattttgtattattagtcaatgtacatttttattataataataattaaattgataattcatttacaatatatttttgatgcCTTGATATAAAGACTGCATTAGTTGAATCGACTATAAAACATGTGGAAGGCCTATTAAACAGTACTGCCAACATTGTGCAAAGCTGACGTTTATGTCGGCCATTTTGCAGTTTTTACGGTAGCTGCGGTACACGTGTTCTGTACGTTTATtcgtaaaatatgttataaattgaataaatatacgCCAAATCAAGTGCTACAACTAATACCAATATATTTCAGGTGGCCACAATGGTTGTTGCAAAGAAGCCCATGGCTAAAAAAGCCCAGTTGCACCAGAAGACTGGTAAGAAAGGAGTCAAAGGTGGTAAAATCCGCGGTAAAGGCATCAAGCGGAAAATTAACCTCAAATTCACTATTGACTGCACACACCCAGCTGAGGACAGCATCCTCGATGTAGCCAACTTCGAGAAATACCTGAAGGATCACGTAAAAGTTGAGGGTAAAACAAATAACCTAGGTAATCACGTTGTCATCGCCCGGGACAAGACCAAGATCGCCATCAACGCAGGTTTGTTTCTTTATATCTTTTGTTTATCatacactaaataaatatttatccgaGAAACTTGGTTCCTGTGTGATAATTGATACTTGAAAACAGACCAAGacaaaataaccaaaaaatgTGACAaccaataataattcatatttcattatGGATAAGTTACTTAGGACTAGCGCAAGATATAGATCTGCTGGATTTCTTTTTCAGTGGTTATCAACTATCTTCAATTTAGTGATTCAGATACCAATTTGGTAACTttggaaattataaataaatttagggtgtcctattatgttaaatattaacagtaaacaatattatttttatggttataaTAGGATAGTGTGGTCCGCACTAATATCATTTCATATTTCTTTGCTAGGCCAGCAGTTGTAAGTACTGATGGGTTCTGCTTTGGTCCAATATAGTTATGGGGCAATATGagattacatattatgtttaatagtaATATCCAACAATACCACAGTTCAATGCACCACACtgctttgtattttaattttgttgatgTTAATGGGCAGAAGTAACATCTACTGTAACAGTAGCAGCAgttctataaaacaatataattcaaaaGAATATGGGGTGCAAAAAAATTCAAGGGACTAAGAAGTCTTTCATAAGTTTCATTATAATGAAggttgttttgatttttatttaaaacaaaatttttatatgcataattTTTTCATTCTACTGTCAATGACATTGTTTTTCATGaatatttcttattgttttatttgtaatctgGTAATGCATATCTATACTGACTCCACTACAAAAATGGCAACataaaactgatttatttatcatccatttaccataaaaatagtgtaggaaataaataatgaataatagtTGTCAAATTATCATTGGTGGAGATTGTATATGTTCATTTAATAACTCTTAGATAACACCAAACATATCAACTGTCGTGATATGCTCAAGAgcagtatctcaaaaaaaatcaaaatcttggtttttatgtcatcagatagcttaaagaaatacccatccaatgaacttacctaaataacggtatcttgtctagaacttgttaaaaaaaccttaaaacagtttctctatctcagttttagatacaaagctatatttaaaaatgataatcaattattatcatgAAATAAGGTTTCATTGATATACcacttttgcgcttagcacggctgTCTAGTtgttaatgaatttaaaaatgatttattgtttgtctaaaaagattttaaatgatgACTGCTGAGGTCTCGGTTTCAATCTCCAGGTTGGgtagtgatattgtttttttttctcagtatgCCCttggagcctggaatttgtactTGATAGGGTGATATGGGATATCAATTCCAGATTCCATCCAGTTCACCCCCTACCCCACCATAGGACAGAATACACAGGGTgtaaagtgggtgcactagttcaTTGacactatattaaatacttaatttatctGTGGGCAATATGAGCTAGATAACCGATTATGGTGTTAAGTATTGAAAATTCATTCCTTTATACTAAAATCCTCATGCTATAtagaagttttaaaaatgttaagccAAAAATTGTGTTAGGTTAAGAAACTCAGAAAATTTCATTTAGAAATAGCTTAGTCTAGAATCTCATTTTGAGACAATCAAACCCTCCATCAAAAAGAATGGAATTAATCTCTCCAATCATTGATGTTTACCAGTATcaaaaaatatggaatatatttCATTGAATGTGCAgtttttgtagaaaaataaactttccaCAGTTCCTCCTACCaataactttacaaaaataattattaacaatatttttcctcTGTTCCAGACATTCCCTTCTCCAAGAGGTACCTTAAATACTTGACCAAGCGTTACCTCAAGAAGAACAACCTCCGTGACTGGCTCCGAGTGGTGGCTTCCGCGCACGACTCCTACGAGCTGAGGTACTTCAACATCAACGCTGACAGCGACAATGAAGACAATGAGGAATAAGCTGTTGatacaataaatagttttacaCTAActctgatttttattttctctttgttCCGTATTTTGCAGTGAAAATCATACATTGGTGTAACAAAGATATTATGATGGGTTATTTTCAGCTCTGTGGAGAATCATCTCTGGCATGCTTTTGTGATTTGtcgattttatttctatagatTATAGATCAATGAAGTTCAATTGTATAATTTACTGcctaatataattgaataaattagaGTTAAATCAAAATTcttaaaagttatattaaaatctagTCAAATCCATCCAGTCTATCCATCAAACTTATTAGAAAGTTTGTCAAAATGGAATGTATATTCTAAGGATATTACCAGATGTGGGaagtaatgaataaaattttctccTTAAGataaaaagtggcgatagcctagttaggagtGAAACGGACTGTAGATAGGAGTGTCGGctggttcaaaacctaagggcatgCACCTGGGACTTTTCTAAAAGTCATGTGAGTATACTTATTAGTAAATTATCGCTTGGAAAATGtggcgaggaaacctgcatacttcaggagtttttttagatttttttgagggtatgtgaagccTGCCAaaccgtactaggccagcgtgctggactaaggcctaatccctctctatAGTAGATAAGGCttatgctcagcagtggaacagtatatattattaacattatttttactgtttcgaaatattaaaaatacctacataGCTTCGACAGGTTTCTAGGCCTAAATATTTGATATCGAGTAAAATGATATTAGATGTAACTAGCAGTTCGTGTTTCCATAtcctaatctatactattatataaagctgaagagtttgtttgtttgtttgtttgtttgaacgcgctaatctcaggaactaccagtccaaactgaaaaaatatttttgcgttggatagccctttgtccgtggagtgctataggctatatatcatcacgctatacccaataggagcggagcagtaatggctaatctcaggaactatcggtccaaactgaaaaaatctttttgcgttggatagccctttgttcgtggattgctttaggctatatatcatcacgctatacccaataggagcggagcagtaatggctaatctcaggaactaccggtccaaactgaaaaattctttttgcgttggatagccctttgttcgtggattgctataggctatatatcatcacgctatacccaataggagcggagcagtaatggctaatctcaggaactaccagtttgaactgaaaaattctttttgtgttggatagccctttatttgtggggtgctataggctgtatatcatcacgctatgaccaataacagcggagcagtaatgaaacatgttgcaaatacggggacaatttattagttttgagagcttccgttgcgtgcctTGCGTAAactaaacggttaaagttatgcaacaatgatgtatgacgggattgttcctcttaaaaagttctaaaaaaaattattataaaacaaagtcccccgctgcatccgtctgcctgaatgtcttaaactcaaaaactacccaacgtattaagatgaaatttggtatggagacagtttgtaaccctgggaagaacataggctcccgggaaactactacttttataatggaaaactttagcctgaaaaactttataacgcgggcggagccgcgagcaaaagctagttatattataaatgcgaaagtttgtaaggatggatgtatgtatgaatgtatgtttgttcctctttcacgaaaaaaactactgaacggattcggctgaaactttacaataatattagtaatacacCAGAATAACACGTAGgcctttataatgattttgtgtaatttggtcatgatataacgatacatatcaagtaagtacgaaaaaattgctatcttggcgtacgctgcctattACGTTttagttagacaaagatgatgtaccgtaggattgttcgtctccgcgacagcatatagaactaccttttatgtggaagccactatgaccaaaatagtgagccataaatataattaaatcagataacttttttagcgggacttctataaaaaaactccttcacgcgggcaaagccgtgagcaaaagctagtatattataattcacttGTGCCTTGCgcgagtaaaataaaatagcttacAGCAATCTATTGTTTGACACTGCCTTGCTCTTTGGTTTTATAAGGCACACAATCACACACAAtacttatagtaaaaaataaaattgctacaTTTATGTACCTACAAACACCATGttccaaagagaattatatgcGATGTCCcaaaatcgtattaaaatacctaaaaaggtctatatataatatttacagagCACTATAATGTTTTTCTCTTTTCTGTTATTGAGTTTGTGacatcaaaaaataatatcttttttctttataatcataataGAATCTTTTTcgatttacaattttttgttcATTGTATTCTGGGCATAATTTTGTGTAAACTTTTGTCTGTGACACTGAGTTACagatatttcttaaaataaaacaaacattattcaACATTTCTTTATNNNNNNNNNNNNNNNNNNNNNNNNNNNNNNNNNNNNNNNNNNNNNNNNNNNNNNNNNNNNNNNNNNNNNNNNNNNNNNNNNNNNNNNNNNNNNNNNNNNNNNNNNNNNNNNNNNNNNNNNNNNNNNNNNNNNNNNNNNNNNNNNNNNNNNNNNNNNNNNNNNNNNNNNNNNNNNNNNNNNNNNNNNNNNNNNNNNNNNNNNNNNNNNNNNNNNNNNNNNNNNNNNNNNNNNNNNNNNNNNNNNNNNNNNNNNNNNNNNNNNNNNNNNNNNNNNNNNNNNNNNNNNNNNNNNNNNNNNNNNNNNNNNNNNNNNNNNNNNNNNNNNNNNNNNNNNNNNNNNNNNNNNNNNNNNNNNNNNNNNNNNNNNNNNNNNNNNNNNNNNNNNNNNNNNNNNNNNNNNNNNNNNNNNNNNNNNNNNNNNNNNNNNNNNNNNNNNNNNNNNNNNNNNNNNNNNNNNNNNNNNNNNNNNNNNNNNNNNNNNNNNNNNNNNNNNNNNNNNNNTATTACTAACAAGTCATAATAGAgcaggtaaaaaataaacaaattgtgaTCGTAGATTgttgtattgtaataaataagggTCCTATCCAATAGGCATGTTATGGATGCTCAATTCAGAATTCCGCCGACATACCGGCCATTTCATTCGATTCTACCCCGCATTTCTGCcgatgtatttttatgaaagtgGAATATTATCGTGGACACACGGTCAaagaattcaatttaatttcacttGTATTGGAATAATatcgacattttatttacttttaatatgaatatgatttatttttaaaatttcttgttGAATAAAGTTTTCAATAAGGTTTCAAGATATGAAATGCATTTGAAGAATCTGTAcaatatctaataattttataataatattttgagatTTAACGACAAC
This genomic window from Manduca sexta isolate Smith_Timp_Sample1 chromosome 12, JHU_Msex_v1.0, whole genome shotgun sequence contains:
- the LOC115442787 gene encoding 60S ribosomal protein L22 translates to MVVAKKPMAKKAQLHQKTGKKGVKGGKIRGKGIKRKINLKFTIDCTHPAEDSILDVANFEKYLKDHVKVEGKTNNLGNHVVIARDKTKIAINADIPFSKRYLKYLTKRYLKKNNLRDWLRVVASAHDSYELRYFNINADSDNEDNEE